One Acutalibacter muris DNA window includes the following coding sequences:
- the rpsO gene encoding 30S ribosomal protein S15, translated as MTKAEKTEIIQKYARHEGDTGSPEVQIAVLTKRINDLTEHLRSNQKDHHSRRGLLKMVGQRRSLLNYLIKIDIERYRSIIAELGIRK; from the coding sequence ATGACCAAAGCAGAGAAGACCGAAATTATCCAGAAGTACGCCCGGCACGAGGGCGACACCGGCTCCCCCGAGGTACAGATTGCCGTGCTCACAAAGCGTATAAACGACCTTACCGAGCACCTGCGCTCGAACCAGAAGGACCACCACTCCCGCCGGGGCCTGTTGAAGATGGTCGGCCAGCGCAGGAGCCTTCTGAACTATCTCATCAAGATAGATATCGAGCGCTACCGCAGCATCATCGCCGAACTGGGCATCCGTAAATAA
- a CDS encoding GyrI-like domain-containing protein yields MPFDFKKEQKRLYLPPKTPEIVTVPPMNFVAVDGRGDPNEEGGEYKRALEVLYAVSYTLKMSYKTDYKIPGFYEYVVPPLEGFWVQPGVKGFDYSDKSSLLWTSAIRLPDFVREEDFAWAVSAAEKKKKLDCSQAYLLALDEGVCVQMLHLGSYDSEPEPVARMDAYIDENGYENDMAGDRRHHEIYLSDPRKTSPEKWRTVIRHPIRRK; encoded by the coding sequence ATGCCATTTGACTTCAAAAAGGAACAAAAACGGCTCTATTTGCCCCCGAAAACGCCCGAAATAGTCACAGTTCCGCCCATGAATTTCGTCGCTGTGGACGGCCGGGGCGACCCCAACGAGGAGGGCGGCGAGTACAAGCGGGCACTGGAGGTGCTGTACGCAGTCTCTTACACGCTTAAGATGAGCTATAAGACAGACTATAAAATACCCGGCTTTTACGAGTACGTGGTGCCGCCCCTTGAGGGCTTTTGGGTGCAGCCGGGAGTCAAGGGTTTTGACTACAGCGACAAGTCCTCTCTCCTCTGGACCTCGGCGATACGGCTGCCGGATTTTGTGCGGGAGGAGGACTTCGCCTGGGCCGTTAGTGCCGCTGAGAAGAAGAAAAAGCTGGACTGCTCCCAGGCGTATCTGCTGGCCCTGGACGAGGGGGTATGCGTGCAGATGCTCCATCTGGGGTCCTATGACAGCGAGCCGGAGCCGGTGGCACGCATGGACGCTTACATAGACGAAAACGGCTATGAGAACGATATGGCGGGCGATAGGCGGCACCATGAGATATATCTCAGCGACCCGCGCAAGACTTCGCCGGAGAAGTGGAGGACAGTTATACGGCACCCCATAAGGAGGAAATAA